The following proteins are co-located in the Macadamia integrifolia cultivar HAES 741 chromosome 3, SCU_Mint_v3, whole genome shotgun sequence genome:
- the LOC122072681 gene encoding heavy metal-associated isoprenylated plant protein 28-like isoform X2 gives METVELKVEMVGIHEKRLRKCLSKVKGIEKVEVDVSSQKVMVTGYTHRNKVLKALRRGGLKAEFWSAQNELLNAYASATYGSLRINNFNLF, from the exons ATGGAG ACTGTGGAATTGAAGGTGGAGATGGTAGGAATACATGAAAAGAGACTAAGGAAGTGTCTATCCAAAGTAAAGG GGATTGAGAAGGTGGAAGTGGATGTAAGCAGTCAAAAAGTGATGGTCACAGGGTACACTCATCGGAACAAAGTCCTAAAGGCATTGAGAAGAGGTGGTTTGAAAGCCGAGTTTTGGTCTGCACAAAATGAACTTCTCAATGCTTATGCCAGTGCCACCTACGGGAGCCTTAGAATTAACAATTTTAATCTCTTctaa
- the LOC122072681 gene encoding heavy metal-associated isoprenylated plant protein 28-like isoform X1, with the protein MDIGYPFSLEVFLMRMKNMQTVELKVEMVGIHEKRLRKCLSKVKGIEKVEVDVSSQKVMVTGYTHRNKVLKALRRGGLKAEFWSAQNELLNAYASATYGSLRINNFNLF; encoded by the exons ATGGATATTGGGTATCCTTTTTCTCTTGAAGTTTTTCTTATGAGAATGAAAAATATGCAGACTGTGGAATTGAAGGTGGAGATGGTAGGAATACATGAAAAGAGACTAAGGAAGTGTCTATCCAAAGTAAAGG GGATTGAGAAGGTGGAAGTGGATGTAAGCAGTCAAAAAGTGATGGTCACAGGGTACACTCATCGGAACAAAGTCCTAAAGGCATTGAGAAGAGGTGGTTTGAAAGCCGAGTTTTGGTCTGCACAAAATGAACTTCTCAATGCTTATGCCAGTGCCACCTACGGGAGCCTTAGAATTAACAATTTTAATCTCTTctaa